The segment GCATGCTGCAGGATGTGATCAAGCGCGGCACCGGTCGCCGCGCACTGTCCATGGGACGCAGCGACATCGCCGGCAAGACCGGCACCACCAACGAGTCGAAGGACAGCTGGTTCTCCGGCTACAACGCTGACTACGTCACCACCGTCTGGGTCGGCTTCGACCAGCCGGAAAGCCTGGGTCGCCACGAATACGGCGGCACTGTCGCACTCCCCATCTGGATGAACTACATGGGCGCCGCGCTCAAGGACAAACCCGCCCACGTCCAGCCGGAGCCTGCCGGACTGTTGACGCTGCGTATCGACCCGCTGAGTGGCCGCGCCGCCAGCCCGGGAACGCCCGATGCCTTCTTCGAGCTGTTCAAGAGCGAGGACACCCCCCCGCCCATGAGCGAGCTGGAACCAGGCCTGGCCATTCCCGGCAGTCCGCTCCCGGCTGACGAGGCCGCCCCCATCGACCTCTTCTGAGGAACAGTCGCCCAAAAAGAAAAAGCCCCGCGATTGCGGGGCTTTTTCATTGCGTCTCGGCTTAGCCGTTGAACACTTCATCCACCGACTTCAGCGGATAGTGCTTCGGATACGGCAGGGTTGCCACGCCGGACTCGATGGCGGCCTTGGCCACGGCATCGGATACGACGGTGATCAGGCGCTTGTCCATGGGCTTCGGAATGATGTACTCACGGCCGAACTCCAGGGAAGCCACACCGTAGGCGTCGCAGACGTCCTGCGGCACCGGCAGCTTGGCCAGATCGCGCAGGGCCAGCGCAGCGGCGATCTTCATTTCTTCGTTGATGCGGGTGGCGCGTACGTCCAGGGCACCGCGGAAGATGAAGGGGAAGCCCAGCACGTTGTTGACCTGGTTCGGGTAGTCGGAACGACCGGTGGCCATGATCACGTCGTTGCGGGTCTCGTGCGCCAGCTCCGGCTTGATTTCCGGATCCGGGTTGGAGCAGGCGAATACGATCGGGTTGGGCGCCATGCGATTGAGGTCTTCCGGGCTCAGCAGGTTGGCACCGGACAGGCCCACGAACACGTCCGCGCCGTCGAGGGCCTCGGACAGGGTGCGCTTGTCGGTCTCGTGAGCGAAAACGGCCTTGTACTGGTTCAGGTCGTCACGACCGGCATGGATCACACCCTTGCGATCGATCATGAAGATGTTCTCGACCTTGGCGCCCATGCTCACCAGCAGCTTCATGCAGGAAATGGCAGCAGCGCCAGCGCCGAGGCAGACGATCTTGGCTTCGGCCAGGGATTTGCCAGCGATTTCCAGGGCGTTGAGCATGCCGGCGGCCGTCACGATGGCGGTGCCATGCTGGTCATCGTGGAAGACCGGGATGTCGCACTGTTCGATCAGGGTGCGCTCGATCTCGAAGCACTCGGGTGCCTTGATGTCTTCGAGGTTGATGCCGCCGAAGGTGATGGAAATGCGCTTGACGGTGTCGATGAATGCCTGCGGGCTTTCGGCGTCCACTTCGATGTCGAATACGTCGATACCGGCGAAACGCTTGAACAGCA is part of the Pseudomonas lalkuanensis genome and harbors:
- a CDS encoding malic enzyme-like NAD(P)-binding protein — protein: MSDLKTAALEYHAQPRPGKLSVELTKPTATARDLSLAYSPGVAEPVREIARDPELAFKYTGKGNLVAVISDGTAILGLGNLGPLASKPVMEGKGVLFKRFAGIDVFDIEVDAESPQAFIDTVKRISITFGGINLEDIKAPECFEIERTLIEQCDIPVFHDDQHGTAIVTAAGMLNALEIAGKSLAEAKIVCLGAGAAAISCMKLLVSMGAKVENIFMIDRKGVIHAGRDDLNQYKAVFAHETDKRTLSEALDGADVFVGLSGANLLSPEDLNRMAPNPIVFACSNPDPEIKPELAHETRNDVIMATGRSDYPNQVNNVLGFPFIFRGALDVRATRINEEMKIAAALALRDLAKLPVPQDVCDAYGVASLEFGREYIIPKPMDKRLITVVSDAVAKAAIESGVATLPYPKHYPLKSVDEVFNG